The following proteins come from a genomic window of Alnus glutinosa chromosome 10, dhAlnGlut1.1, whole genome shotgun sequence:
- the LOC133880322 gene encoding UDP-glycosyltransferase 74F2-like encodes MEMEGSVYRAHCLVVTYPSQGHINPMMQFSKRLDHKGVKVTLVITNFISKTMHKEASSNIALETISDGYDEGGKAEAESIHRYLDRFRRVGSQTLIQLIEKLSSLGGPVDCVVYDPFLPWALDIAKKFGLVGAAFFTQSCAVDNIYYHVHKGALKLPLSETEILLSGLPPLQSQDMPSFIYDFRSYPAYYDILVGQFSNFDKADWVLVNTFYELEQEVVDWMAKMWPLRTVGPTIPSMFLDRRIEDDKEYGVSIFKPNTDACMKWLNDRSKGSVVYVSFGSVATLKVEQMEEIAWGLRMSNRFFLWVVRASEEAKLPKNFVEESSEKGLVVRWCPQLEILTHEAVGCFVTHCGWNSTLEALSFGVPMIAVPHWSDQSTNAKYIMDIWKMGLKVPVDEKGLVKQEAIEDCIREIMEGERGEEIKKNALKWRKLARDAVDEGGSSDKNIEEFVAKLVHS; translated from the exons atggagatgGAAGGGAGTGTCTACAGAGCTCATTGTTTGGTCGTAACCTATCCATCCCAAGGCCACATCAATCCTATGATGCAATTCTCCAAACGTTTGGATCACAAAGGAGTAAAAGTTACACTCGTTATTACCAACTTCATCTCCAAGACCATGCATAAAGAAGCCAGCTCCAATATTGCCCTCGAGACCATCTCCGACGGCTATGATGAAGGCGGCAAAGCAGAAGCAGAAAGCATCCACCGTTATTTGGATCGCTTTCGTCGAGTCGGGTCGCAAACTCTGATTCAGCTTATTGAAAAGCTTTCTAGTTTAGGTGGTCCTGTTGATTGTGTTGTTTATGATCCTTTCTTGCCTTGGGCTCTGGACATAGCCAAAAAGTTTGGTTTAGTTGGTGCTGCGTTTTTCACTCAATCTTGTGCTgttgataatatatattaccATGTCCACAAAGGAGCACTCAAACTCCCTCTTTCAGAGACTGAAATTTTGCTTTCTGGGTTGCCGCCACTCCAATCTCAGGATATGCCGTCCTTCATTTATGATTTCAGATCCTACCCAGCTTACTATGACATACTTGTGGGTCAATTCTCCAACTTTGATAAAGCTGACTGGGTCCTTGTTAACACGTTTTATGAGTTGGAGCAAGAG GTGGTCGATTGGATGGCAAAGATGTGGCCATTGAGGACAGTAGGACCAACTATCCCATCAATGTTCCTAGACAGGCGAATTGAAGATGACAAAGAATATGGTGTGAGCATCTTCAAACCGAACACTGATGCTTGCATGAAATGGTTAAATGATCGTTCAAAGGGATCAGTTGTTTATGTTTCGTTTGGGAGTGTGGCCACTCTTAAAGTTGAGCAAATGGAAGAAATAGCTTGGGGATTAAGAATGAGCAACAGATTCTTCTTGTGGGTTGTCAGGGCATCAGAAGAGGCAAAGCTTCCCAAAAACTTTGTGGAGGAGTCGTCTGAAAAGGGATTGGTGGTCCGTTGGTGTCCTCAGCTGGAGATCTTAACTCATGAGGCAGTGGGGTgctttgttacacattgtgggTGGAACTCTACTTTGGAGGCCCTTAGCTTCGGTGTGCCGATGATCGCAGTCCCACATTGGTCAGATCAGAGCACAAATGCAAAGTATATTATGGACATTTGGAAGATGGGACTGAAAGTTCCGGTGGATGAGAAAGGGTTAGTCAAGCAAGAAGCAATAGAAGATTGCATACGGGAAATaatggagggagagagaggggaagagaTAAAGAAAAATGCTTTAAAATGGAGGAAATTGGCCAGAGATGCTGTTGACGAGGGTGGAAGTTCTGATAAAAACATTGAAGAATTTGTAGCTAAATTGGTTCACTCCTAA